A region from the Streptosporangium sp. NBC_01756 genome encodes:
- a CDS encoding carboxymuconolactone decarboxylase family protein: MTGLFARFTRRRGLGQIQYVDPVPPSAAHGLVADVYTQVERDFGMLAPPVALHSPAPELLAAAWAMVRETLVVSGAVDRAVKEAVATAVSQENSCPYCVDVHGMMAHGLMTERDAAVVNGGRTEEIADAAIRRAVAWARGNLDEAPVPAEQVPELWGTAVTFQYLNRMVNVFLPDGLFPAGVAVPRRLIGLLARPLARKVCAPGASVQLLPPAPLPDDLHWASESAAVRQAFAAAYAVMEEAGVRAVPDDVRELVRGQLALRGGQPPGLSRSWAQEAAARLQPAERAAGRLALLTAIAAYQVDATVIDDFRRDGADDRKLIELTAWASYMAARHWASARAQTAQR; this comes from the coding sequence ATGACCGGGCTCTTCGCGCGCTTCACCCGGCGCAGGGGACTGGGACAGATTCAATATGTCGACCCGGTCCCGCCCAGCGCCGCACACGGGCTGGTCGCGGACGTCTACACCCAGGTCGAGCGCGACTTCGGGATGCTCGCGCCGCCGGTCGCGCTGCACTCGCCCGCCCCCGAGTTGCTGGCGGCCGCCTGGGCGATGGTGCGCGAGACCCTGGTGGTCTCGGGGGCCGTGGACCGCGCGGTCAAGGAGGCGGTGGCGACCGCCGTGTCCCAGGAGAACTCGTGCCCGTACTGCGTGGACGTGCACGGCATGATGGCGCACGGGCTCATGACGGAGCGCGATGCCGCCGTCGTGAACGGCGGCAGGACCGAAGAGATCGCCGATGCCGCCATCCGCCGTGCGGTGGCGTGGGCCAGGGGCAACCTCGACGAGGCTCCCGTACCCGCCGAGCAGGTCCCAGAGCTCTGGGGCACCGCCGTGACCTTTCAATATCTGAACCGCATGGTCAACGTGTTCCTGCCGGATGGGCTGTTCCCCGCCGGCGTAGCCGTGCCGCGCCGCCTGATCGGTCTGCTCGCGCGGCCGCTCGCACGCAAGGTGTGCGCGCCGGGTGCGTCGGTACAGCTGCTTCCCCCGGCGCCGCTCCCCGACGACCTGCATTGGGCGTCGGAGAGCGCAGCCGTACGGCAGGCGTTCGCCGCCGCCTATGCGGTGATGGAGGAGGCCGGTGTCAGGGCGGTGCCGGATGACGTGCGCGAGCTGGTGCGTGGCCAGCTCGCGCTGCGCGGTGGGCAGCCGCCCGGTCTCAGCCGGAGCTGGGCGCAGGAGGCCGCCGCGCGGTTGCAGCCCGCCGAGCGCGCCGCCGGCCGGTTGGCGCTGCTGACGGCGATCGCGGCATATCAGGTGGATGCGACGGTGATCGATGACTTCCGCAGGGACGGGGCGGACGATCGAAAGCTCATCGAGCTCACCGCGTGGGCGAGTTACATGGCCGCCCGGCACTGGGCGAGCGCGAGAGCGCAGACGGCGCAGAGGTAA
- a CDS encoding epoxide hydrolase family protein — MEPFRIDIPKAQLDDLHRRLEATRWPPELAGFGWERGVPPNYLKELAEYWRTSFDWRAVEADFNRYPQFRTEIDGEYVHLLHIRSPEPDATPLLLTHGWPGGFPEFADVIGPLTNPAAYGGDPADAFHLVIPSIPGYGFSTLRDTGWDVPRIARAWAELMRRLGYDRYVAQGGDAGAVISLVLGLVDPEHVLGVHVNMLMTFPSGDPAELADLSETDQRRLAQLGRFDADQSGYMKIQQTRPQTLGYGLTDSPVGQLAWIVEKFQEWTDPAAKLPEDAIDRDRILALVTLYWLTATAGSSAHFYYEGAEDVRRAVSGAVPPPQSVPVGVAVFPHDLFLPLRRLADRDIPTITHWTEFDRGGHFAALEEPELLVDDIRGFVRSLD; from the coding sequence GTGGAACCGTTCCGCATTGACATTCCCAAGGCCCAGCTCGACGATTTGCACCGTCGGCTGGAGGCCACCCGGTGGCCGCCCGAGCTAGCCGGGTTCGGCTGGGAGCGGGGTGTGCCGCCGAACTATCTGAAGGAGTTGGCGGAGTACTGGCGGACGTCCTTCGACTGGCGCGCGGTCGAAGCGGACTTCAACCGGTACCCGCAGTTCCGCACCGAGATCGACGGCGAGTACGTGCACCTGCTGCATATCCGGTCACCGGAGCCCGACGCCACCCCGCTGCTGCTCACGCACGGCTGGCCGGGCGGGTTCCCGGAGTTCGCCGACGTCATCGGGCCGCTGACCAACCCGGCTGCCTACGGCGGCGACCCCGCGGACGCGTTCCACCTGGTCATCCCCTCCATTCCCGGCTACGGATTCTCCACGTTGCGCGACACCGGCTGGGACGTGCCCCGCATCGCACGGGCCTGGGCGGAGCTGATGCGCCGGCTGGGCTACGACCGGTACGTCGCGCAGGGCGGGGACGCCGGGGCGGTGATCTCCCTTGTGCTCGGTCTCGTCGACCCGGAACACGTCCTCGGTGTGCACGTCAACATGCTGATGACCTTCCCGTCCGGCGACCCGGCCGAGCTCGCCGACCTGAGTGAGACCGACCAACGGCGGCTGGCGCAGCTGGGCCGGTTCGACGCCGACCAGTCCGGCTACATGAAGATCCAGCAGACCCGGCCGCAGACACTGGGCTACGGCCTCACCGACTCGCCGGTCGGCCAGCTCGCCTGGATCGTGGAGAAGTTCCAGGAGTGGACCGACCCGGCGGCGAAGCTGCCCGAGGACGCGATCGACCGCGACCGCATCCTCGCCCTCGTGACGCTCTACTGGCTGACCGCCACCGCGGGGTCGTCCGCGCACTTCTACTACGAGGGTGCCGAGGATGTCCGACGCGCGGTCTCGGGGGCCGTGCCGCCACCGCAGTCGGTCCCGGTCGGTGTCGCCGTCTTCCCGCACGACCTGTTCCTGCCGCTCCGCCGCCTCGCTGACCGGGACATTCCCACCATCACCCACTGGACCGAGTTCGACCGCGGCGGGCACTTCGCGGCCCTGGAAGAGCCCGAACTCCTCGTTGACGACATCCGGGGGTTCGTCCGCTCGCTTGACTGA
- a CDS encoding acyltransferase family protein produces MVAELAGPPDEGIQGQQKNVPKSKVRVPVLDGIRGFAALAVLLTHVTYAGGVMDVGDHKGWPVFNWLSVGLTVSLAPFFLLSGLLLYRPFVRATFSGGQRPALKPFFVRRLLRILPAYWTVTLAALLLINLETIDSLWDVLRPILLLQWFVDTQNAMIPGLEITWSVDAELTFYLLLPVAAWLINKYARRVSDPAQQLRRILWSLSPIVVLGLAWEVYVHLPFMGPYPVQMFWPPGFLGLMAIGMMFAALSAYHEATGREPAIYRLAAKWPLSWWVAAFGVYILNCVKPFSVAGDGDYPPLSQALMDQVLFLLFAVLLTVPLFAPDARSRFIEAMLGNRPMRFLGRISFGIYLWHFPAMYFAFGMGNLFGSPPQPMFMVIGTIGFWQLIAEVLAITIILSTLSFYLIERPAARLGDRFLRSGVPTATL; encoded by the coding sequence ATGGTCGCCGAGCTAGCGGGCCCCCCTGACGAGGGGATCCAAGGGCAGCAGAAAAACGTTCCGAAATCGAAGGTCCGGGTACCGGTACTCGACGGTATCCGCGGTTTCGCCGCCCTCGCGGTGCTGCTCACGCACGTCACCTACGCCGGCGGCGTCATGGACGTCGGTGACCACAAGGGCTGGCCGGTCTTCAACTGGCTGTCCGTCGGCCTGACCGTGTCGCTGGCGCCGTTCTTCCTGCTGTCGGGTCTGCTGTTGTACCGCCCGTTCGTCAGGGCGACGTTCAGCGGAGGGCAGCGGCCGGCGTTGAAGCCGTTCTTCGTACGGCGCCTGCTGCGCATCCTGCCCGCCTACTGGACGGTCACCCTGGCCGCACTGCTGCTGATCAACCTCGAAACGATCGACAGCCTGTGGGATGTCCTCCGGCCGATATTGCTGCTGCAGTGGTTCGTCGACACCCAGAACGCCATGATCCCCGGCCTGGAGATCACCTGGAGCGTCGACGCCGAGTTGACCTTCTACCTGCTGCTTCCGGTGGCCGCCTGGTTGATCAACAAGTACGCCCGGCGGGTCAGCGACCCGGCGCAGCAGTTGCGCCGGATCCTCTGGTCGCTGTCCCCGATCGTGGTGCTCGGCCTCGCGTGGGAGGTGTACGTCCACCTGCCGTTCATGGGCCCGTACCCGGTCCAGATGTTCTGGCCGCCCGGGTTCCTCGGCCTGATGGCGATCGGCATGATGTTCGCCGCGCTGTCGGCTTACCATGAGGCGACCGGGCGGGAGCCCGCGATCTACCGGCTGGCCGCGAAGTGGCCTCTGTCGTGGTGGGTGGCCGCGTTCGGGGTCTACATCCTCAACTGCGTCAAGCCGTTCTCGGTGGCCGGTGACGGCGACTACCCGCCGTTGAGCCAGGCGCTGATGGACCAGGTGCTGTTCCTGCTGTTCGCCGTGCTGCTGACGGTCCCGCTGTTCGCGCCGGATGCCCGGTCGCGGTTCATCGAAGCGATGCTCGGCAACCGCCCGATGCGGTTCCTCGGCCGTATCTCGTTCGGCATCTACCTGTGGCACTTCCCGGCGATGTACTTCGCGTTCGGCATGGGCAACCTGTTCGGCAGCCCACCGCAACCGATGTTCATGGTGATCGGCACGATCGGGTTCTGGCAGCTGATCGCCGAGGTGCTGGCCATCACGATCATCCTGTCCACGCTGAGCTTCTATCTCATCGAACGGCCGGCCGCCCGCCTCGGTGACCGGTTCCTCCGGTCAGGCGTGCCGACGGCGACCCTCTGA
- a CDS encoding alpha/beta fold hydrolase, translating into MVGGRPGSPHRGPPRRSQRYGDRPRDRVSPYCGMSSGGRGGVALPDRSLSTRGPESDATRLRPSSAPEVTMAKRCDACRRYSHGDALERRGMRSYVLIPGLWAGAWIWQQIERQLRAAGHHTLAVTLSGLSPSDADRKNITLADHVDDVLSVLIEEGLNDVILVAHDYGGIVAGSVVDRAPERVAHTVYVEAFVAHDGKSMLDVFPDSLRAEELRLIDDNDGRLPPPPVAAISAGQDLSHRDAQWLLDRFVGHPCRSISDPVTLTRPPATHSATYVVCEKDHFTGSIDDDIGRLRDEPGWTFRTLKTGRWPMLSAPGELSELLLEVDRRVGAPSAGTAAFD; encoded by the coding sequence ATGGTGGGCGGACGCCCAGGATCTCCCCACCGAGGTCCTCCGCGCCGATCTCAGCGCTATGGAGATCGTCCGCGCGATCGGGTATCGCCGTATTGCGGCATGTCCTCGGGAGGCCGCGGCGGAGTGGCGCTCCCGGATCGGAGCCTTTCCACGCGGGGGCCCGAATCCGATGCGACCCGCCTCCGCCCTTCGTCCGCCCCGGAAGTCACGATGGCGAAACGATGCGATGCGTGCCGGAGATACAGCCACGGTGATGCTCTCGAAAGGCGCGGCATGAGGAGCTATGTACTCATTCCCGGCTTGTGGGCCGGGGCATGGATATGGCAGCAGATCGAGCGGCAGTTGCGCGCCGCGGGCCACCACACCCTCGCTGTGACGCTGTCCGGCCTGTCCCCCTCCGACGCCGACAGGAAGAACATCACCCTCGCGGACCACGTCGATGACGTGCTGTCGGTCCTCATCGAGGAGGGCTTGAACGACGTGATCCTGGTCGCCCACGACTACGGTGGCATCGTCGCCGGCAGCGTGGTCGATCGGGCGCCGGAGCGCGTGGCCCATACCGTGTACGTGGAGGCGTTCGTCGCCCATGACGGCAAATCCATGCTCGACGTCTTTCCGGACAGTCTGCGCGCGGAAGAGCTGCGCCTCATCGACGACAACGACGGGCGGCTCCCCCCACCGCCCGTCGCCGCCATTTCGGCCGGGCAGGATCTGTCCCACCGGGACGCGCAGTGGCTGCTCGATCGCTTCGTCGGACACCCTTGCCGTTCGATATCCGATCCGGTAACCCTCACGCGGCCGCCGGCGACTCACTCGGCGACTTACGTCGTCTGCGAGAAGGACCACTTCACGGGGAGCATCGACGATGATATCGGCCGGTTGCGCGACGAACCAGGATGGACTTTCCGTACGCTGAAGACGGGTCGCTGGCCGATGCTTTCCGCTCCCGGCGAGCTCTCCGAGCTTCTCCTGGAGGTGGACCGCAGAGTGGGAGCGCCCAGCGCCGGCACGGCGGCGTTCGACTGA
- a CDS encoding GMC family oxidoreductase — protein MTSVERTDVLVVGSGFGGAIAAYHLAAGGADVVILERGPWLAEEEFEHDYKLGSSYTRIFDFTVGDGMNILGGNCVGGGSVVYFAAMPRAPRFIFERHGDIGRRMWPASIDRDALEPWYDRVAEALPVSTQGWEDVSYPGGLWAAACNHSGRTANPVPVAIDNDRCVQCNWMMAGCRFGAKRSLLTNYLPAAIAHGAEVRPLHEVQRISRTDDGGYRVHYDIMDGEDYRLRGDSGTIDAKIVILAAGAGATPVILQRSEPVLGPMPHAVGRYFSGNGERLVTAVMNEERVRDVLGLDRGDGTVYEAFHIGKGPCVANWDRLDGSLPEFSRYSLEQLYFPPGLGTILAQVPGGMGPVPGPSWFGLSKKEMLKRWKSWLIIFEMIEDANEGVFGPPPPSGNAVRISQQMLGRGTLRYDPKPSTLRAWAQADADAKEILERDGLAHAEAWSNDVVGAYTVHPLASCRIGDDPATSALDDRHELRGHPGIFVTDGSAVPGALTVNPAMTIAALAERAIPGIVAAARERGVEVQYGAPAPDGGTSGRLGVMNIVGRR, from the coding sequence ATGACCAGCGTGGAACGGACCGACGTGCTCGTCGTGGGCAGCGGTTTCGGCGGGGCGATCGCCGCCTATCACCTCGCGGCCGGCGGCGCCGATGTCGTGATCCTCGAACGCGGGCCGTGGTTGGCGGAGGAGGAGTTCGAGCACGACTACAAGCTCGGGTCCTCGTACACGCGGATCTTCGATTTCACCGTGGGCGACGGTATGAACATCCTCGGGGGCAACTGCGTCGGCGGTGGCAGCGTCGTCTACTTCGCCGCCATGCCGCGCGCCCCCCGGTTCATCTTCGAGCGGCACGGCGACATCGGCCGGCGGATGTGGCCGGCGAGCATCGACCGGGACGCGCTCGAACCGTGGTACGACCGCGTCGCGGAGGCACTCCCGGTCAGCACGCAGGGATGGGAGGACGTCTCCTACCCCGGCGGCCTGTGGGCCGCGGCCTGCAACCATTCCGGCCGTACCGCGAACCCGGTGCCGGTCGCGATCGACAACGACAGGTGCGTCCAGTGCAACTGGATGATGGCCGGGTGCCGGTTCGGCGCCAAGCGCTCCCTGCTCACCAACTACCTTCCCGCGGCGATCGCGCACGGGGCCGAGGTGCGGCCCCTCCACGAGGTGCAGCGCATCTCGCGGACCGACGACGGCGGCTACCGCGTGCACTACGACATCATGGACGGCGAGGACTACCGGCTCCGCGGTGACTCCGGCACGATCGACGCCAAGATCGTCATTCTCGCGGCCGGCGCCGGCGCCACCCCCGTCATCCTGCAGCGCAGCGAACCGGTCCTCGGCCCGATGCCGCACGCGGTGGGACGCTACTTCTCGGGCAACGGGGAGCGGCTGGTCACCGCCGTGATGAACGAGGAGCGCGTGCGCGACGTCCTCGGGCTGGATCGCGGGGACGGGACGGTGTACGAGGCGTTCCACATCGGCAAGGGACCGTGCGTCGCCAACTGGGACCGGCTGGACGGCTCCCTGCCCGAGTTCAGCCGCTACTCGCTGGAGCAGCTCTACTTCCCTCCGGGCCTCGGCACGATCCTGGCCCAGGTGCCCGGCGGCATGGGGCCGGTTCCGGGACCCTCGTGGTTCGGGTTGTCCAAGAAGGAGATGCTCAAACGCTGGAAGTCCTGGCTGATCATCTTCGAGATGATCGAGGACGCCAACGAGGGCGTCTTCGGGCCTCCTCCGCCCAGCGGCAACGCCGTACGGATCAGCCAGCAGATGCTGGGGCGGGGGACGTTGCGCTACGACCCCAAGCCCAGCACGCTACGGGCCTGGGCGCAGGCGGACGCCGATGCCAAGGAGATCCTCGAACGTGACGGGCTGGCCCACGCCGAGGCGTGGTCCAACGACGTGGTCGGGGCCTACACGGTGCATCCACTGGCCTCGTGCCGGATCGGAGACGACCCGGCCACGTCGGCGCTCGACGACCGTCACGAGCTGCGCGGTCATCCGGGGATCTTCGTCACCGACGGGTCCGCGGTACCGGGCGCGCTGACGGTCAACCCGGCCATGACGATCGCCGCGCTCGCCGAGCGGGCGATCCCCGGCATCGTCGCCGCCGCCCGGGAACGGGGCGTCGAGGTGCAGTACGGCGCGCCCGCTCCTGACGGCGGCACCAGCGGACGGCTTGGCGTCATGAACATCGTGGGCAGACGATGA
- a CDS encoding DUF5987 family protein, with the protein MDSDGTHERTLTLEAFADTVVPGEKRFPGDVAIAGASAGGGAVAAGALTLLEWDSAGLDKALDDYVRDLNAHARQYAAEHRLSLDPTLPPFTALPFERRTELVTLVTAPGHPEKELWVLLALFCYMAYDSAAHMHTADAIAAGHPGLTSMGITPPDPDGLWRYPKNSYGRPLARLHPDTTASGSLR; encoded by the coding sequence ATGGATTCGGACGGAACTCATGAGCGCACGCTCACCCTGGAGGCGTTCGCGGACACGGTCGTTCCCGGCGAGAAACGGTTTCCCGGCGACGTGGCCATCGCGGGGGCCTCGGCGGGCGGCGGCGCCGTCGCGGCAGGCGCGCTGACACTGCTGGAGTGGGATTCGGCGGGCCTGGACAAGGCGCTCGACGACTACGTAAGGGATCTCAACGCGCACGCGCGGCAGTACGCCGCGGAGCATCGGCTGTCGCTCGATCCGACGCTTCCCCCGTTCACCGCCCTGCCGTTCGAACGGCGTACCGAGCTGGTCACGCTCGTGACCGCGCCCGGTCACCCCGAGAAGGAGCTGTGGGTGCTGCTCGCGCTCTTCTGCTACATGGCCTACGACTCCGCCGCGCACATGCACACGGCCGACGCGATCGCCGCCGGCCACCCCGGGCTCACCTCGATGGGGATCACACCTCCCGATCCCGATGGCCTGTGGCGGTATCCCAAGAATTCGTACGGCCGGCCGCTGGCTCGCCTACACCCGGACACGACAGCATCAGGGAGCCTGCGATGA
- a CDS encoding sensor histidine kinase, producing the protein MPAPRLALMVTAGVLFGFALNAILNTINGVGQESEQVPGVLAFGACMAVAFGLQIAHSFGQSWRWPLIVRIASVTTLAAVVFAPALWIGPQASAMVPLLAASVLLVVTAPYNWFLYALVCIANPVLFFMYGLGTINIVFVFASTLVNGLIFYGLSFLATLAEELEGGRSSLGRIAAAGERVRIARDLHDVVGHDLLAFTLKNELAHRLLPGSPERAKEVMWETLWIARRATAALRMIPIGDQKLSLAGEVRSIESTLSAAQIDVRMDVRCRDLPEAVDSVLAVVLREAVTNVLRHSKARQCDIEGGMRDGLVWLSVANDGVDSDMGSSSGSGLDNLTSRLAEVAGQVRVSREDDWFRLVAEIRLSDVPAKALAPRRDLGGGNLSDLSRQNSVRWAPGAANLLTLAVFLGYIPILITNILWRNPAGFTLGVGICLAALFVTQFAHTFFGPRAWPTPVRVATLSIQAVASFLPMMWVGALWGAMAAFLAGSVLLVLRGSRRWGLYAAVGGAVLVVALATGDETALLGYLVISTLQTGLAIYGLTSLSAVVAELQATRSEIVRLAVTQERLGVARKVNDLLDRDLFTIMWNCGVARSLMLTEPGRAQEHIMEVLAAARRLVAEVRSTASGYRHVSLAAEVESTRAALSAAGIEARMNITCGRLAEESDVALAMVLRDAITSVVRLSGVRRCVVAATRDDGGGVRLRVSHDGATLTESDEDALEHVRVRVETVNGNLHAETAGEWFYLTAHLPFASMPALSDSCETRDT; encoded by the coding sequence GTGCCGGCGCCGCGACTGGCGCTGATGGTCACCGCTGGAGTGCTCTTCGGGTTCGCCTTGAATGCGATCCTGAACACGATCAACGGCGTGGGCCAGGAATCAGAGCAGGTTCCCGGGGTGCTGGCTTTCGGCGCGTGTATGGCAGTGGCGTTCGGGTTGCAGATCGCGCATTCTTTCGGACAGTCCTGGCGCTGGCCGCTGATCGTCCGAATTGCCTCTGTGACGACGCTGGCGGCCGTTGTATTCGCCCCCGCCCTGTGGATCGGTCCGCAGGCCTCCGCCATGGTCCCGCTCCTGGCGGCGTCCGTGCTCCTTGTGGTAACCGCCCCGTACAACTGGTTCTTGTACGCTCTGGTGTGCATCGCCAACCCTGTGTTGTTCTTCATGTACGGGCTGGGCACGATCAACATTGTTTTTGTTTTTGCGTCCACCCTCGTGAACGGCCTGATTTTCTACGGTCTGAGTTTCCTGGCCACGCTCGCAGAGGAGTTGGAAGGCGGCCGCAGCTCGCTGGGCCGGATAGCGGCGGCCGGCGAGCGGGTGCGCATCGCCAGAGATCTGCATGACGTGGTCGGACACGATCTGCTGGCGTTCACTCTGAAGAACGAACTCGCGCACCGGCTGCTGCCGGGCTCGCCGGAGCGGGCCAAGGAGGTGATGTGGGAAACCCTGTGGATCGCTCGCCGGGCGACCGCGGCCCTGCGGATGATTCCGATAGGCGACCAGAAGCTGTCGTTGGCAGGAGAGGTCAGATCGATCGAGTCCACGCTGTCGGCGGCGCAGATCGACGTTCGGATGGACGTTCGCTGCCGCGACCTTCCCGAAGCGGTCGATTCGGTGCTGGCCGTCGTGCTGCGGGAAGCGGTGACCAATGTGTTGCGCCACAGCAAGGCGAGGCAGTGCGATATCGAAGGCGGCATGCGTGACGGTCTCGTATGGCTGAGTGTGGCAAACGACGGTGTCGACTCCGACATGGGTTCGTCGAGCGGCAGCGGACTCGACAATCTGACCTCGCGGCTGGCTGAGGTCGCCGGACAGGTCAGGGTGAGCCGGGAGGACGACTGGTTTCGTCTCGTCGCTGAGATCCGGCTGTCCGACGTACCGGCCAAGGCGCTGGCTCCGCGACGTGACCTCGGCGGCGGGAACCTCTCCGATCTCTCCCGGCAGAACTCTGTCAGGTGGGCGCCTGGAGCCGCCAATCTCCTGACATTGGCGGTTTTTCTGGGTTATATCCCTATCTTGATCACGAACATTCTCTGGCGGAACCCCGCAGGTTTCACGTTGGGTGTGGGGATCTGCCTGGCCGCCCTTTTCGTCACCCAGTTCGCGCACACGTTCTTTGGTCCTCGGGCCTGGCCGACCCCTGTCCGTGTGGCGACACTTTCGATCCAGGCGGTGGCGTCGTTCCTCCCGATGATGTGGGTGGGCGCGCTGTGGGGGGCGATGGCGGCCTTCCTCGCCGGGTCGGTCCTGCTGGTGCTGCGGGGAAGCCGGCGATGGGGGCTGTACGCGGCCGTGGGGGGAGCCGTCCTGGTCGTCGCCCTGGCCACCGGGGACGAGACGGCGCTGCTGGGATATCTGGTGATCTCGACCCTGCAGACCGGGCTGGCGATCTATGGGCTCACGTCGCTGTCGGCGGTGGTCGCGGAGCTTCAGGCGACAAGGAGCGAGATCGTACGCCTGGCCGTGACGCAAGAACGGTTGGGGGTGGCCCGCAAGGTGAACGACCTGTTGGACCGTGATCTTTTTACGATCATGTGGAACTGCGGTGTGGCCCGCAGCCTCATGCTGACCGAGCCGGGACGTGCGCAGGAGCACATCATGGAAGTTCTGGCGGCGGCGCGCCGGCTGGTGGCCGAGGTGCGCTCCACAGCGAGCGGGTATCGGCATGTGTCGTTGGCCGCGGAGGTCGAGTCGACCCGTGCGGCGTTGTCGGCAGCGGGAATCGAGGCGCGGATGAACATCACCTGCGGCCGGCTCGCAGAGGAATCCGACGTGGCGCTCGCCATGGTGCTCCGTGATGCGATCACCAGCGTGGTACGGCTGAGCGGCGTGCGCCGTTGCGTCGTCGCGGCGACCCGCGACGACGGCGGCGGTGTGCGGCTGCGTGTCTCCCACGACGGCGCAACCCTGACCGAAAGCGACGAGGACGCGTTGGAGCATGTTCGGGTGCGCGTGGAGACCGTCAACGGCAACTTACATGCGGAGACGGCAGGAGAGTGGTTCTACCTCACCGCTCATTTACCTTTTGCTTCCATGCCCGCTCTGTCAGACTCTTGTGAGACGCGGGATACATAA
- a CDS encoding response regulator transcription factor, whose amino-acid sequence MLKLLLAEDVRIVREALVALLESERDLKVVAEVERGDQIVPVALEKRPDVAIIDIDLPGIDGLTAAHELHQRLPTCRNLILTGLGRPGTLRRALAASVSGFLLKDTSANRLATAVREVAAGGRVIDPQLVLTAWEAGENPLTQREIQVLRLAAKGAEPPEIAASLHMSPGTVRNYLSKIVVKLNARNRVDAIRIATEVGWC is encoded by the coding sequence ATGCTGAAGCTGCTTCTCGCAGAAGACGTGCGGATCGTGCGTGAGGCTCTGGTGGCACTGCTGGAGAGCGAACGCGACCTGAAGGTCGTGGCCGAGGTGGAACGTGGTGACCAGATCGTCCCTGTCGCACTGGAGAAGCGCCCCGATGTGGCGATCATCGACATCGACCTGCCGGGGATCGACGGCCTCACGGCGGCGCACGAGCTCCATCAGCGGTTGCCGACCTGCCGTAATTTGATCTTGACAGGACTGGGCCGGCCTGGAACTCTCCGGCGGGCCCTGGCCGCATCGGTGTCCGGGTTCCTGCTGAAGGACACGTCGGCGAACCGTCTGGCCACGGCGGTCAGGGAGGTCGCCGCCGGAGGGCGGGTCATTGATCCACAGCTTGTCCTGACCGCCTGGGAGGCGGGCGAGAACCCGCTGACACAACGCGAAATCCAGGTTCTCCGGCTCGCTGCGAAAGGCGCGGAGCCGCCCGAGATAGCAGCCAGCCTCCACATGTCGCCAGGGACCGTACGCAATTACCTTTCAAAGATCGTGGTCAAGCTCAACGCGCGCAACCGCGTGGACGCCATCCGCATCGCCACCGAAGTCGGCTGGTGCTGA
- a CDS encoding TIGR03084 family metal-binding protein, whose protein sequence is MSELQNVIQDLSAESAELDRLLADLPAPRWKEPTAAPGWTVAHQVGHLSFIFRIAGLAASDPDAFRVMAEPIEGGFNEAVNAALAEYIALPPAELLARWREERAAGLRALAAVPDGQVVPWLVRPLPPEILGSAGIMETFAHGQDILDALDIPREPTDRLRYLVIFAVLTWDFGYEARGMTPPDVQFRYELTAPSGELWAYGPETADQKIVGSALDFCLLVTRRRHRDDCDVTAVGPDADAWLDIAQAYRGPAGPGRQPGQFARIPA, encoded by the coding sequence ATGAGCGAACTACAGAATGTGATCCAGGATCTCAGCGCGGAGAGCGCGGAGCTGGATCGGCTCCTGGCCGACCTGCCGGCCCCGCGATGGAAGGAACCGACGGCCGCTCCAGGCTGGACGGTCGCTCATCAGGTGGGGCACCTGTCGTTCATATTCCGCATCGCGGGGCTGGCGGCGTCCGACCCTGACGCGTTCCGGGTGATGGCGGAGCCCATCGAGGGCGGTTTCAACGAGGCCGTCAACGCGGCGTTGGCCGAGTACATCGCGCTGCCGCCCGCGGAGCTGCTCGCCCGTTGGCGGGAGGAACGAGCGGCCGGGCTCCGCGCCCTGGCCGCGGTGCCGGATGGGCAGGTGGTCCCATGGCTGGTACGGCCACTGCCGCCCGAGATCCTCGGCTCGGCCGGCATCATGGAGACATTCGCCCACGGCCAGGACATCCTCGACGCGCTGGACATCCCGCGAGAGCCCACCGACCGCCTCCGGTATCTCGTCATCTTCGCCGTGCTGACCTGGGACTTCGGCTACGAGGCACGGGGCATGACCCCACCGGACGTGCAGTTCAGGTATGAACTGACCGCACCGTCCGGTGAGCTGTGGGCGTATGGCCCGGAGACCGCCGATCAGAAGATCGTCGGCTCGGCGCTCGACTTCTGCCTGCTGGTGACCCGGCGCCGGCACCGCGACGACTGTGACGTCACCGCGGTGGGACCCGACGCCGACGCGTGGCTGGACATCGCTCAGGCCTACCGCGGGCCTGCGGGACCGGGCCGCCAGCCCGGTCAGTTCGCGAGAATCCCAGCGTGA